The genomic DNA GTGGAGTCAGCGCCTTACTGCTATTCTGTGCAGAGGCGCTGAGATCGGGCATTGCTATCCGGAGCGGAATCCCGAAGCGCAGGAATGTGAAAGAGCGGAAGCAATGCTTCCGCTCGCATTTTTCATCGCAGATTATCAGACGCGACCGAGATATTCCCCGGTCCTGGTGTCCACACGGATAACGTCGCCGATGTTAATGAACAAAGGCACCTGCAGCTGCAACCCTGTCTCCAGAGTGGCAGGCTTTGTGCCACTCTGGGCCGTGTCGCCCCTCACCCCCGGCAGGGTCTCTGTCACGGTCAAATCAACAGTGACCGGCAATTCGACATCCAGCGGCTCACCCTCATAAGAGGAGATTTCCAGTTCGACGCCCTCTTTGAGGTAATACACGGCATCGCCCAACATAGCCGCTGATAGAACCGGCTGTTCAAAGGTCTCCACGTCCATAAAATAGTAGAGATCCCCCTCATGGTACAGAAACTGCACCGTGCGGTGATCCAGGCGAATTTCTCGGACACGGTCACCTGATATGAAGTTACGGTCTATGATGGTACCAGTGCGCAGATTACGCAATTTGGTGCGGATAATAGCATTGCCGCGCCCCG from Chloroflexota bacterium includes the following:
- the efp gene encoding elongation factor P, producing MIDVNDLRKGVTFELDGEIYKVLEYQHYKPGRGNAIIRTKLRNLRTGTIIDRNFISGDRVREIRLDHRTVQFLYHEGDLYYFMDVETFEQPVLSAAMLGDAVYYLKEGVELEISSYEGEPLDVELPVTVDLTVTETLPGVRGDTAQSGTKPATLETGLQLQVPLFINIGDVIRVDTRTGEYLGRV